The DNA segment GAGTCTAAAGCCACACATAACGGACCACATTTTCAGCATTTGGGATTCCATCAAGCCAATTTTCAGCAAAAGGAATTCACGTGTAGCTTGAATTAAATCACAAGCCGATTCAGCGCAAAAAAAATATCTGCATTTCTAATTAAGCCTATTAAGTGTCGATCCCTACCCCAtttagtttaacaaacataaaccctatttaaagacaaacaaacGCATGCGCATCTCTTTCATCCTTGCCAGTGCCATGCAACACAGTTTGGCAACCATAAAGTCTATTCAGAGCTCAACAAACCCATATGCCGCCCTTATTAAGTATATAAAAGAGTGCCATATATAAACACTCGCAAAGCTCTGAATAAGCGAATTCAGTGTCAAATCGACCAAGTTTTGCAACCACTCATTACCTTGTGATGAAGATTATAACagtgatggtcatgatgatgAAGGTGGTGGTGCTTCTGTTGATAAAGATTCCGAGATGGTTTGAATGTTGCTGGTTAATAGTAcgtaataaactattattactGAATAGGGTAACCGTTTTGGAAAAGGAAATTCGAAGTAGAATGAGTCCCTTGTCatcgtttgtttttgttttttcaatacaaaatacagtGTATGCACGgacaaaataaccgaaatacgtgtgaagattaatAGTGCTGCAAATCACATTACACGAATATTTAGAGGAGTAACTGGAGTTTCATATACCAAAATGTTCGCAATGATGTGTAGTTTTTGGAAAAGTTAATCGTTTGGGTCAAGACCGATGCAGAGCTgagaaatccaagatggcgtccaagatggccgccaaatcaaaaacatttgaaaagtaTTCGTATTTGTCTATTTCCATTACTACATTTGAGTTTTCACTGACTATATCTACTGAAATGTTAGTAGGTATATAACTAATGCAAgataagtgtattttattactattttttggcgtttttgtttatttattaagctAAAATATGCTTAATTATGCGCAAAATAGGGTTTTGAGTTAGCACTTTATCtgtaaactgaaaaaaaaaacatttgtttttttctgtttaaatgacaatacaGAATATGGGTATGCATATAAATCTTTCCCAGTCATGATGTTGGCTGCTGTAGCTTGGGCATATGTTCCAGCATCGGTTAAAAGATGCTTCAGGCCTGCTTCCACGTACAAGTAGCCTATTCCAGCAAAAATAGACATGAGAAGGTGCACCTTCGACGGGAATAACACCTTCCAGAGAAATGTCTTGACTCCATACAATTTCACAAGCTTTTGACAGCAGTCCATGTCAAAAATTACAGGGATATGACTCTGTCCTAACTCATGCATAACCTCTTTGGCCCGAAGAAGTGTTGTGTGTACAGTGCTGTAATCTGTTGTTTGGCCATGATGATTGGGTTGTAGGCGATAGTCGAGATGGTTTGATTGGCTTGCCCAATTGAATTTGCGAAAAAAATGCTCCAGTTTGGAACTTTTTTATCTTCAGCTAAGTCAACACAAAAGACGGAGCTCCGTCCCAATGAGTATAGCAACTCCTTCAGTCTCGCACATTTTACAGCATTGGGCTCTACTGGATTTATTTCGTCTAGTGTGACAGAGCTTTCGAAAACGGGAGTTGGGCTTTGACTTTGTTTCTTGTAAGCAGTGAGGCAGCATAAACTACCACCTGGTAGGCACTGGTCATTGCATGAGTAGTCCTTTTCCCATAAACCGTCCTCTCATTATGGTCCCAATTATCTGCCACTGCGACCACAAGTTTACCCCCTCTCATTTGGAAGCAATATTATCCGATACAATTCATCCAGATGGTGTAACTTTCTGTGCTGTATTTGCTTGATGAGCAGCCGATGTTAGAAACATTCTTAGATCAGGATACGTTATTGTTTACCCAAGGGCTGACATGTCTTCAATTAAGTGGCGGCTGTTGAATTCGTGGTAGGGATGAACACCTAGCCCAAGATGCTTCGGTGATGGGGTTGACGTAACTAGAGTAGTAATGTTGCAAGCATACATTTTCTGTTTGTGGTTTCCGATGCGGCATTGAAACATTTCCTGTCTGATAGCCAACATACTTTTATAACTATGTGCAGTTGTACACCACTCATCTGTTGCTACTTGGATGAAACGTTCTCTTAACGTAGACAAGTAATACACTATTTTGGACTACAATCGAGTGCTCAGACTCTTCCTTTAGCCTCTCTGCtgcctttttatatatttcactaTACTTGTCAGATTCATTAAATACAGTTTTGGGTGGAGTGCGGCCACCAGTGCGTGCATAACTGTAGTAAGTCACAAGACAGCCTTTTCTCCTGTGATAGCGGGCTTCAACTGATACAAGATTATCATTTGCAACAGCACTTAACCGATCGATAATTGTTTCATCATTGATCTGTAGAGCAGTTTTTAACACCTTGTGATATATGGAATTATGGTCTGTAGAAATAGAACTTTCAACATACGACCAACTTCGCGAATAACCTTGTGATGACGATTTACAGTTAGGGTCACATTTACAtccacaaataaaacaatgttcttTCCAGTCAAAGTTATCGCTGTAAgatcttgtttttaaatgtgttccAATATTTTCCTTGTTGGCCATATTCAAAACCAAGCGTTATTCCAgccatataaacatatttataattattatggcactgcattccccgatttctcaaataagcctcataattgtgatattagatttaaaataacaagtcatacttacgttttatgatgatatccgttcttttgctctagctcggaagtgtcattggctcttttttatatacagctcctaaaagagctggaaaCACTGTTTGGCACCCGTGCAGTAAGACCCTATTTATCTTTTATACTCTTTAGTTTCTGTTATACCAAAGGTAACGCCATTCATGAAACCTTATGGTATGTAGTTAACATACGTTCGTACGGAAAAAATTGTAACATTATCTTGGTCAATTTTAGaatgttttctttatgaaactttGTTCATTGATAAGTTTTATTGAGctgtatatattatttagacataacacaaaaaagtaaacatatttcgGACTTGTTTCTACCATGCTTCAACGGCGGCAGAACAAAATACTAAAAGTTTCAATTTGTGTTGTTTAAAAACGCAACAAATAGGACAACATTCTAATCTAATTATCACAAATAAAGTGCGCCTTTTACGAGTTCACAGTGCACTCGATAGAGTTTATATCACTGTAGTCTGTCTTTCCGGATCCAGACAGGGTCGGGAAGTTGAGCAGTTTCAGGACAATCTGCCTGGGCAGCGGAAGTTTCTCCACGGAGGCAGCTGGGACGTGTGCCAGTATGGTCCACTTGCACTGGTCAAACAGGCTTATCTGTACCGGAAGTTGCCACATCCGCACTCTGCCGTCACTCGTGGACACTGCCAGTTGTTCCCCCACCGTGTTGTACTCCACCCGCATCACACTCGGGAAACTGGCGAATTTATGTGTCAATTCTTGTAACGTGAATTTCATATCAATCTGGAAAACGAGTTCAGCATTTTCGCTATCAAGaatgaatatgttaaaatcCCTACAAGCCACAGCTATCGCCAAACCCTGGGGATGGTAAGTCAAGCAGTCTATGCTGTCTTGCCCTAGAGTGGCTGATTTTCGAATAACTTCTTTCAGTCCAATGTTCACGAAGTACACACACCTATTTTTGCACCCTACAGCCGCCATATCGTGCAGATACCGCGGGTCGTAATCAAAACTTCCAGCCCAGCTGGGAAATGCGTCGTCTGGAAGTATATCTCTGGTTATGTTGACAACTAATTCCAATTGCttgtttaacacaaacataaaatCTATGTTGGAGCATATAAGTATGTATTCACTGTCCGGGGACCATTTGCATTCGATATGTTCATTATAGGCCTGGCTACGGAAATCCTTGAGCAGCGCAGACAGTGTCACACCGGTGTCGTAGGCAGTTGAGCCTTTATCGAGCCGCGATAATACTAACTCGATATGTCTGGAGTGAGTTTGAATAATGGCTATGTATTTCCCGTTGGGCGAGAAGGCGCAGAATTTGTGATTGCACATTCTGAGGTCCTTGCACCTGGAGTAGACCGGTTCATGATCTGTGGTCTCAATCATGACAGACTCGGGCCCGATATAGGAGAAATAGTGTCCTGATGGGTGCATCTGGAGTTTGGGGAAGTTAGCCATGGATGTGTCTGTAAGATGTTCCCCACCTGCCAGCAAATAAAAGCACAGTTGCTGTTTAATTAATTCGATTGTGAATTTTGTATTTGAGGGGCAAAGAGAACGTGACCATCCACGTTCTCAACCTAGTCATCCGTTCTGATTGAGTAATAATATACAGTATagtaaaacaacaaacatttaacattatataaatgcgCAAAGCTCAACTTTTGCCAATATCGCTGCATCTTCCGGGTAATGCGACTAAATAACAGTTGAAAAACTGCCATAAAGCAGATATGCTTTAACAATAACAGGTTTACAGTATTACATAAAGATATAATTGGCGATGCATAGCATGAATTGACGAGTAGAACGagcaataatataatgataatgttaGTGTGTTAAAACATTTGCAACAATTCAACAACTATGGGCCTTTTCTGTGTACCTATTATATCGCCACTCATGTCCAGTTTGATCACTCGACCCGCCCTTGCATGGAGGATACTGATCCAGGCATGTGTGGTTCGGGGATTGAACGCTCCCCCGGCAATGAACAGCGAACAGTCATCGTTCGGTACAAACTGGCCATCACACCACCAATACACAGACTCTGGGCTCGTTTTTCGGTTCCGCCCTGCAATATTACAATTCTGCGTTACTTATAATGGGTTTCAAAAATAACTTTGTGCATACTGATAACGCGTTTGGTTAAATTTTAACTCCAAACCCCGTCTGTTATCGACCTAAAAAATTATTTgacaatgacatatatataccTATTGGTTCAAACGCGAGGTTATCTTAGTACAGATAGAAAACGGTGGTTTCTTTTTTGTtcgttaaatgaaataattgaactATCGGCACTATTATATTCATACTACATGTTTTCATACAGAAAATTATGGACGGGAAACGAATAATCTTACAGCAGTCCATTGGGTAAGCCATCGTTTCGAAGATGAGCGTCCCCGATGACTTTCTGTGGGTGGCAGGGAGCGGCCGGAAGCGCGTCTTGGGCACGCACCTGGTGACGTCACCCTCCGTTACGTGGGAATATTGAAGGCCTAGTGTCAACCCCATCTCTTTCTATCATTGGCATATGTCTGTCAACGCTTCGTCATTTTGGTGTTACCTGGATATCAAATTGTGCACATTggtttaaaattatgaaattttgattgataataGGGATAAAAAAATCTCAGGGCCCCACTAAGACTTTCATATTTCATCCAAGATGGAAgccaaaatccaagatggccgccatcacaatttatattacaaatgtataaagaggaactttcataaataaataaaattgttataattatgaaCTTGGTAAATACCttatttaagttgaatttactttttattacaaTCTTACAAAGAAATcctataaatttaaaaaaaaataccaaagcGGTCGCGAAAGTGTTGTCTCCAAGGGCTTGAAATACTAAACTGGGTCTAGTAAAAGTAAATGGTTACGTTTTTATGACGAGATTAACCCTCCGGAGCTAATTTACTTCAGGTgcaaatatatgcatatattataccttacataaatgtgtacATATAAAGTCGATAGGTCCGTTTATCAGTGTATTCAAATCTGGAAATGAAGTAATTTACTCCTGTGGGTATTTCTTGTCATATAAACGGCTTAAGCAATAATGAATTTGTCCCAGGGgatattttgaatttgataaGGTTTTACAgtagaaaattaacaaataaaacaaaataagggaaagtattattttataaaatacaagaaGGATTGACATGTTTGGAATACAATATGTATGTCTGATTTAACTATGTTGTTTTCAAGTTTAGCTAGTTGGTCTTTGAGACTCGAACACCATCAAAAGTGTAAGCCATACTTTCAAATCGCGGCATTTAATTAAAAGCTATGGCACTCCTATGTCAGCCTTTACTTTGGAACAACACATTCTTATTCTTTTAAGAATTAGACAAACGTGGATGCATGcagttaatgtatttttattagatAATGACATTTCTTCATTTATGAATGACACATATTTCTTCATTATTCAACAGTGACATCAAACCGCCGTAATATTAGCTTCATCAATATgtctaatgttttttttatacaaacttgttattacaaatattttatgttcGCAATTACCTTATACACGCGTCCCAAAATACCCCAGGTGCAACTTTGCAAACGTGGCTATTTTAAATGTAGTTCAATATACAGTATTTTCATGTGATCTCGTCCAGCCggaaaaataactttttcaatTTCATCCAGTGTTTTTCTAACCTAATGTGTAACTACTTCCGTacaaaacaattcttaaataattttcattcgTTAAACTCAGTTTTAAGAAGGCAAAACGTGCTTTTATAAATACACTGGATGCGTGAAACCCCATTAGCATCCAATGGTATGTGGTGGCCACATTGGATTTGGTGGCCATTTTTTATATGACCTAAACCTAATCCTTACTCTGACCATAACACCTGTAGTTTAATAATTCCATAAAAAGTAAGCTGATATTCAggaatgtttaatttacaattatGTCATTCTGTATTAGGTACAAATAACTTTTCATTAGGATCAACTTTAAGAAAGTTATACAAGCACTCTCAaattttgtgttatgtttgtaccttgaccttgaactgtcATCGACCTTGACCTAAAGCCCGGTAGTCAACCGAGTATGTTAATCAAACGTACTTAGGCATCATGAGtagaatacattaaaataacatcCTGGATCTGCCGGACGTGCATATAGGCACGCAGTAGTCCTATCTGCTGTTGCACATCAATCATGAtgaaatgcatgtttatttgcatatatcatTCGCCGATGGACGCGGTAGAAGCGCATTGGGGAGGCAGTGATCGCGTTTAGCTGATAATGCACATAATGCTGCATTATGTGCATTATCAGCTAAACCATCAGCGTCAGGTATTTGAGAAATGTGATAAGGAATTTCTCTCAGGTGAACACGATGACTGGCCAGGATATGACAAGTgtgttaaacaagtttaaagatgcactcttactcccaaataagatttacatgtaccacaattgt comes from the Mya arenaria isolate MELC-2E11 chromosome 13, ASM2691426v1 genome and includes:
- the LOC128214357 gene encoding uncharacterized protein LOC128214357 gives rise to the protein MGLTLGLQYSHVTEGDVTRCVPKTRFRPLPATHRKSSGTLIFETMAYPMDCWRNRKTSPESVYWWCDGQFVPNDDCSLFIAGGAFNPRTTHAWISILHARAGRVIKLDMSGDIIGGEHLTDTSMANFPKLQMHPSGHYFSYIGPESVMIETTDHEPVYSRCKDLRMCNHKFCAFSPNGKYIAIIQTHSRHIELVLSRLDKGSTAYDTGVTLSALLKDFRSQAYNEHIECKWSPDSEYILICSNIDFMFVLNKQLELVVNITRDILPDDAFPSWAGSFDYDPRYLHDMAAVGCKNRCVYFVNIGLKEVIRKSATLGQDSIDCLTYHPQGLAIAVACRDFNIFILDSENAELVFQIDMKFTLQELTHKFASFPSVMRVEYNTVGEQLAVSTSDGRVRMWQLPVQISLFDQCKWTILAHVPAASVEKLPLPRQIVLKLLNFPTLSGSGKTDYSDINSIECTVNS